TTTCATGACCGCCGCTGATTATTATTTCGTTTGGCACAGGCGGAAAAACTGCTTCTTTTGGCCCTGTGATAAGTTTTGCTCTTTTAAGTGCACCCAAAAAGAAGAGAACTCCTGTATTAACATCTTTTTCTTTTAAAAAAATGCCAAGCGTTTCCAAAATGTCTTCTCCATTGTCAATCCTCAGTGTAAAAATTCTTCCCGGTGTTCCCTCTGCATATTCCATTAATTAAAGTAATTGTTAAATCCAGATAAAATGTATCTGTCTTAAAAAATACTGCCTC
The genomic region above belongs to Methanomicrobium antiquum and contains:
- a CDS encoding PPC domain-containing DNA-binding protein codes for the protein MEYAEGTPGRIFTLRIDNGEDILETLGIFLKEKDVNTGVLFFLGALKRAKLITGPKEAVFPPVPNEIIISGGHEIIGIGTVYKSENGPSLHIHTSAGRKEETLTGCLREFAEVYLVAEVVILEFMGISAIRAFDPKPGASIPRFDV